In Octopus bimaculoides isolate UCB-OBI-ISO-001 chromosome 5, ASM119413v2, whole genome shotgun sequence, a genomic segment contains:
- the LOC106875809 gene encoding thymidine kinase 2, mitochondrial isoform X2, whose product MNFPRQIMVSVEGNIGCGKTTLLNYFDQFDNVETMQEPIEQWINVDGHNSLEQLYQDPSRWSFTFNSHALLTRVDLHTRPPTKTVRMLERSVFSTYHCFIRNNFLSKDLNGLEFAVLKKWFHWLIYKHNLGLDQIVYLKADPHLCFERLKKRCRKEEDPVPVSLLENLHKIHEEWLIKQSYGPLPAPVKVIDTNLHLEKLFNVYEEEKSQILCQAL is encoded by the exons ATGAATTTTCCAAGGCAGATTATG gtatctGTTGAAGGAAATATTGGCTGTGGGAAGACTACATTGCTGAATTATTTCGACCAGTTTGATAATGTTGAG acAATGCAGGAACCAATAGAGCAATGGATAAATGTTGATGGTCATAATTCTTTG GAACAACTTTATCAAGATCCGTCACGGTGGAGTTTCACGTTTAACAGCCATGCATTACTGACACGAGTTGACTTGCATACCAGACCTCCA ACTAAAACTGTCAGGATGCTTGAACGCTCAGTGTTTAGCACTTACCATTGCTTTATCAGAAACAATTTTTTAAG taaagaTTTAAATGGTCTTGAATTTgcagttttaaaaaaatggttcCACTGgctgatatataaacataatttagggTTGGACCAAATAG TATATTTAAAGGCAGATCCTCATTTGTGCTTTGAGAGATTGAAAAAAAGATGTAGAAAAGAAGAAGATCCTGTTCCAGTG TCTTTGCTAGAAAACCTTCACAAGATCCATGAAGAGTGGCTTATCAAACAATCTTATGGCCCATTACCTGCTCCTGTTAAA GTTATTGATACAAATCTGcatttagaaaaattatttaatgtcTATGAAGAGGAAAAATCACAGATTTTGTGCCAGGCATTATGA
- the LOC106875807 gene encoding dolichyl-diphosphooligosaccharide--protein glycosyltransferase subunit 2 translates to MRTLCIFALFTACLALTPSSYLTTLDLARFKSVFEAALTSKDVQNTHYSLAGYFLLGETPTNPEEICNSLKADTSSIASMYHVSSAAKLLKTCKVKIDVGKTLLTNAIKPESPVLDIFHAFYALKNSGIPFDESAVLAALTESLKKDDSPASHGYAFIMATELSADVSKFYDSIEDIIAQADEVDEKYLQFEGGLYVTSLVVDGAYKLAEKMNKAPAISEDKVIKLTNYFLSRKHVHQLKSACHLLCVIKTLTVNSFHVPIAITRASSVAVSPISPQVQVRVTNLMGAAIGKLSVTAESARHISDDAVVLSKKPFSPTSDKALYELNFLQNKPTRGFYKIIVSAAPTKPDKRFIGITGAEVQVKVTTHVSLENIEIGVADKDQTTATRTTKLQYPNKAANPLVADYHQKILMKFQLKDKSNGQLMTAHQAFVRLTNLKTKQEIIFVTEADNSMTNKFDLDVGSGAKDFGSLSGRYSMELIIGDAVIENPFSWYLADTVLTFPETTVPSKAPVNQYSPKPTIHHEFKRPEKRPPKLVSFIFTALVVLPMFILFILWGKIGVNISNFPMSVSAIGFHVCLAGIFGCYSLYWKSLNMFQTLKYVGLLSIPTFLFGNRLLSNIAAQRKK, encoded by the coding sequence atgcGGACACTTtgcatttttgctttgtttacggCTTGTTTAGCCTTAACACCGTCGTCGTATCTTACGACTCTTGATCTCGCTCGTTTCAAATCTGTATTTGAAGCAGCTTTAACTAGCAAAGATGTTCAAAATACTCACTATTCTCTGGCCGGTTACTTTTTACTAGGAGAAACCCCGACAAATCCTGAAGAAATCTGCAACAGTCTTAAAGCTGATACGTCTAGCATTGCTTCCATGTACCACGTCTCCTCCGCTGCGAAACTCCTAAAAACCTGTAAGGTTAAGATTGACGTCGGCAAAACTCTTCTTACTAATGCAATTAAACCAGAATCTCCTGTTCTGGATATATTCCATGCTTTTTATGCCTTGAAAAATTCTGGAATTCCATTTGATGAAAGTGCTGTACTTGCAGCACTAACTGAATCTTTGAAAAAGGACGATTCACCGGCAAGCCATGGCTACGCCTTCATAATGGCCACTGAACTTAGCGCGGATGTTTCTAAATTTTACGATAGCATCGAAGATATAATTGCACAGGCTGATGAAGTTGATGAAAAATACTTACAGTTCGAAGGAGGACTGTATGTAACGTCTTTGGTTGTTGATGGTGCATATAAATTAGCTGAGAAAATGAATAAAGCTCCTGCTATTTCAGAAGATAAAGTTATAAAGTTAACCAACTACTTCTTAAGTCGCAAGCATGTACACCAACTAAAAAGCGCTTGCCATTTATTGTGTGTTATAAAAACTCTAACTGTGAATTCATTCCATGTACCCATCGCTATCACCCGTGCCAGTTCAGTAGCTGTGAGCCCGATATCTCCCCAGGTTCAAGTTCGTGTTACCAATTTGATGGGTGCTGCTATTGGAAAACTGAGTGTAACAGCTGAATCAGCTCGTCATATTTCGGATGATGCTGTTGTCTTGAGCAAAAAACCATTCTCTCCTACAAGtgataaagctttgtatgaattGAATTTCCTACAAAACAAACCAACGCGTGGTTTTTACAAAATCATAGTTAGCGCCGCACCAACTAAACCAGACAAACGTTTCATCGGCATAACTGGAGCTGAGGTTCAAGTGAAAGTGACCACTCATGTAAGTTTGGAAAACATTGAAATTGGAGTTGCAGACAAAGATCAAACAACtgcgacaagaacaacaaaactTCAATATCCTAACAAGGCTGCCAATCCTCTCGTAGCAGATTATCACCAAAAGATTCTTATGAAATTTCAACTGAAGGATAAAAGTAATGGTCAACTAATGACTGCCCATCAAGCTTTTGTTAGACTTACCAATCTCAAGACCAAACAAGAAATAATCTTTGTGACCGAAGCAGATAATTCCATGACCAATAAATTTGACTTAGATGTTGGTAGTGGCGCTAAAGACTTTGGCTCTCTATCTGGACGTTATTCCATGGAACTTATTATTGGAGATGCTGTGATTGAAAATCCATTTTCTTGGTACTTAGCAGACACAGTTTTAACTTTCCCCGAAACAACAGTTCCAAGTAAAGCACCAGTAAATCAATATTCTCCCAAACCAACCATTCACCATGAATTTAAACGGCCTGAGAAACGACCACCTAAATTAGTTTCTTTTATCTTCACTGCTCTTGTTGTTCTTCCTATGTTTATCCTCTTTATTCTTTGGGGTAAAATTGGAGTGAATATCTCCAACTTCCCTATGTCTGTAAGTGCTATTGGCTTTCATGTATGCTTGGCCGGTATCTTTGGTTGTTATTCTCTTTATTGGAAATCCCTTAATATGTTCCAAACCTTGAAATATGTTGGATTGCTCTCTATCCCCACATTCTTGTTTGGAAATAGATTACTTAGCAATATAGCTGCCCAGCGGAAAAAATAA
- the LOC106875809 gene encoding thymidine kinase 2, mitochondrial isoform X1 produces the protein MFRVGNFRNLPYFCLKFYRKQDKILHRKNCSALKEVMNFPRQIMVSVEGNIGCGKTTLLNYFDQFDNVETMQEPIEQWINVDGHNSLEQLYQDPSRWSFTFNSHALLTRVDLHTRPPTKTVRMLERSVFSTYHCFIRNNFLSKDLNGLEFAVLKKWFHWLIYKHNLGLDQIVYLKADPHLCFERLKKRCRKEEDPVPVSLLENLHKIHEEWLIKQSYGPLPAPVKVIDTNLHLEKLFNVYEEEKSQILCQAL, from the exons ATGTTCCGAGTTGGAAATTTTAGAAACTTaccttatttttgtttaaaattttatagaaAACAAG ATAAAATACTCCACAGAAAGAATTGTTCTGCATTAAAGGAAGTCATGAATTTTCCAAGGCAGATTATG gtatctGTTGAAGGAAATATTGGCTGTGGGAAGACTACATTGCTGAATTATTTCGACCAGTTTGATAATGTTGAG acAATGCAGGAACCAATAGAGCAATGGATAAATGTTGATGGTCATAATTCTTTG GAACAACTTTATCAAGATCCGTCACGGTGGAGTTTCACGTTTAACAGCCATGCATTACTGACACGAGTTGACTTGCATACCAGACCTCCA ACTAAAACTGTCAGGATGCTTGAACGCTCAGTGTTTAGCACTTACCATTGCTTTATCAGAAACAATTTTTTAAG taaagaTTTAAATGGTCTTGAATTTgcagttttaaaaaaatggttcCACTGgctgatatataaacataatttagggTTGGACCAAATAG TATATTTAAAGGCAGATCCTCATTTGTGCTTTGAGAGATTGAAAAAAAGATGTAGAAAAGAAGAAGATCCTGTTCCAGTG TCTTTGCTAGAAAACCTTCACAAGATCCATGAAGAGTGGCTTATCAAACAATCTTATGGCCCATTACCTGCTCCTGTTAAA GTTATTGATACAAATCTGcatttagaaaaattatttaatgtcTATGAAGAGGAAAAATCACAGATTTTGTGCCAGGCATTATGA